One Sus scrofa isolate TJ Tabasco breed Duroc chromosome 1, Sscrofa11.1, whole genome shotgun sequence DNA segment encodes these proteins:
- the RPL17 gene encoding 60S ribosomal protein L17 isoform X1, with product MVRYSLDPENPTKSCKSRGSNLRVHFKNTRETAQAIKGMHIRKATKYLKDVTLQKQCVPFRRYNGGVGRCAQAKQWGWTQGRWPKKSAEFLLHMLKNAESNAELKGLDVDSLVIEHIQVNKAPKMRRRTYRAHGRINPYMSSPCHIEMILTEKEQIVPKPEEEVAQKKKISQKKLKKQKLMARE from the exons ATGGTTCGCTATTCACTCGACCCAGAAAACCCCACAAAAT cATGCAAATCAAGAGGTTCAAATCTTCGTGTTCACTTTAAG aACACTCGTGAAACTGCCCAGGCCATTAAGGGTATGCATATTCGAAAAGCCACCAAGTATCTGAAAGACGTCACTCTACAGAAGCAATGTGTGCCATTCCGTCGTTACAATGGTGGAGTCGGTAGGTGTGCCCAG gccAAACAGTGGGGCTGGACACAGGGTCGGTGGCCCAAAAAGAGTGCTGAATTTTTATTGCACATGCTTAAAAATGCAGAGAGTAATGCTGAACTTAAG GGCTTAGATGTAGATTCTCTGGTCATTGAGCACATCCAGGTGAACAAAGCCCCCAAAATGCGGCGTAGGACTTACAGAGCTCATGGTCGAATCAACCCTTACATGAGTTCTCCCTGCCACATTGAGATGATCCTTACTGAAAAAGAGCAGATTGTTCCTAAGCCAGAAGAGGAGGTTGCACAGAAGAAAAAG atatcccagaagaaactgaagaagcaAAAACTTATGGCCCGGgaataa
- the RPL17 gene encoding 60S ribosomal protein L17 (The RefSeq protein has 1 substitution compared to this genomic sequence) — MVRYSLDPENPTKSCKSRGSNLRVHFKNTRETAQAIKGMHIRKATKYLKDVTLQKQCVPFRRYNGGVGRCAQAKQWGWTQGRWPKKSAEFLLHMLKNAESNAELKGLDVDSLVIEHIQVNKAPKMRRRTYRAHGRINPYMSSPCHIEVILTEKEQIVPKPEEEVAQKKKISQKKLKKQKLMARE; from the exons ATGGTTCGCTATTCACTCGACCCAGAAAACCCCACAAAAT cATGCAAATCAAGAGGTTCAAATCTTCGTGTTCACTTTAAG aACACTCGTGAAACTGCCCAGGCCATTAAGGGTATGCATATTCGAAAAGCCACCAAGTATCTGAAAGACGTCACTCTACAGAAGCAATGTGTGCCATTCCGTCGTTACAATGGTGGAGTCGGTAGGTGTGCCCAG gccAAACAGTGGGGCTGGACACAGGGTCGGTGGCCCAAAAAGAGTGCTGAATTTTTATTGCACATGCTTAAAAATGCAGAGAGTAATGCTGAACTTAAG GGCTTAGATGTAGATTCTCTGGTCATTGAGCACATCCAGGTGAACAAAGCCCCCAAAATGCGGCGTAGGACTTACAGAGCTCATGGTCGAATCAACCCTTACATGAGTTCTCCCTGCCACATTGAGATGATCCTTACTGAAAAAGAGCAGATTGTTCCTAAGCCAGAAGAGGAGGTTGCACAGAAGAAAAAG atatcccagaagaaactgaagaagcaAAAACTTATGGCCCGGgaataa